The following proteins are co-located in the Planococcus plakortidis genome:
- the opp3b gene encoding oligopeptide ABC transporter permease has protein sequence MARYIGKRLIYMFITLALIATFTFFLMKILPGSPIASADKLSPEQRAVVEARYGLDQPLPVQYFDYMFGLLKGDLGISINQFKGANVTDVILSRMGPSAQIGFQGMLLGTVLGILFGMVAALRQNTWVDYGSTIVAIIGISIPSFVFASMLQYWLGLKWDLFPVALWKDGFMSSVLPSIALAMFPLATAARFIRTEMIEVLSSDYITLAKAKGASGSEIAFKHAFRNALIPLITVLGPMAVSILTGSLVVEQIFAIPGIGEQFVKSIMVNDFSIIMGTTIFFSVFLIVVILVVDILYGVIDPRIRLSGGKS, from the coding sequence ATGGCACGCTATATTGGAAAAAGATTAATTTATATGTTCATCACCTTAGCGCTTATTGCCACGTTTACATTTTTCTTGATGAAAATATTACCAGGTTCCCCAATTGCTTCCGCAGATAAGCTATCTCCTGAACAACGGGCAGTCGTAGAGGCACGGTACGGACTGGACCAACCCCTTCCTGTTCAATATTTCGATTATATGTTTGGTTTGCTTAAAGGTGATTTGGGTATTTCGATTAACCAATTCAAAGGCGCAAACGTAACGGATGTTATTTTAAGCCGCATGGGGCCGTCAGCCCAGATCGGATTCCAGGGGATGCTCCTCGGGACTGTTCTAGGAATCCTGTTCGGGATGGTCGCGGCACTCAGGCAAAATACATGGGTGGATTATGGAAGCACGATTGTCGCAATCATCGGTATCTCCATTCCATCGTTTGTTTTTGCATCCATGCTACAATATTGGCTCGGTTTAAAATGGGACCTGTTCCCAGTGGCGCTGTGGAAAGATGGATTCATGTCCAGCGTATTGCCGTCAATCGCATTGGCAATGTTCCCACTGGCAACGGCTGCGCGGTTTATCCGCACAGAAATGATCGAAGTTCTTAGCTCGGATTATATTACATTAGCAAAAGCTAAAGGGGCCAGCGGTTCTGAAATCGCTTTCAAACATGCATTCCGTAATGCATTGATTCCATTGATCACTGTACTTGGGCCGATGGCAGTCAGCATTTTGACAGGCTCTCTCGTAGTCGAACAGATTTTCGCGATTCCTGGAATCGGTGAGCAGTTCGTAAAATCAATCATGGTCAATGACTTCTCGATCATCATGGGTACGACTATTTTCTTCTCCGTGTTCTTGATCGTGGTCATCTTGGTTGTCGATATCTTGTATGGCGTCATCGATCCTCGTATTCGTCTTTCAGGAGGTAAGAGTTAA
- the trpS gene encoding tryptophan--tRNA ligase, with amino-acid sequence MKKIFSGVQPTGTVTLGNYIGAFKQFTELQEEYDCIFCIVDQHAITMPQDRLELRKNIKSLAALYLAVGIDPEKVTLFIQSEVPAHAQAGWMLQCVSTIGELERMTQFKDKSAKASSISAGLLTYPPLMAADILLYQTDIVPVGDDQKQHIELTRDLAERFNRKYNDIFTIPDIRIPKHGARVMSLQDPTKKMSKSDSNKKAIITLLDDLKTIEKKVKSAVTDSEGIVKYDPENKPGVSNLLSIEAALTGASIDELVAKYEGGGYGDFKAGVAKAITEHLAPIQERYYKLLDSEELDTILDEGAEKANFIANKTLKKMENAMGLGRKRKR; translated from the coding sequence TTGAAGAAAATCTTTTCAGGCGTACAGCCGACCGGCACGGTCACACTCGGCAATTACATCGGGGCATTCAAGCAGTTTACGGAGCTGCAGGAAGAATACGACTGCATCTTCTGTATCGTCGACCAACATGCCATCACCATGCCGCAAGACCGGCTCGAATTAAGGAAGAATATTAAATCGCTCGCTGCCCTTTACCTAGCTGTGGGCATCGATCCCGAAAAAGTGACATTGTTCATTCAATCGGAAGTTCCAGCGCACGCCCAGGCTGGCTGGATGCTGCAATGCGTCTCGACCATCGGGGAACTCGAGCGCATGACACAATTTAAAGATAAATCAGCCAAGGCGTCTTCCATTTCTGCCGGCCTCTTGACCTACCCACCATTAATGGCTGCTGACATTCTTTTGTATCAAACGGATATTGTCCCTGTCGGTGATGACCAGAAACAGCATATCGAATTGACGCGCGATTTGGCGGAGCGTTTCAACAGAAAATACAATGACATCTTCACGATTCCGGATATCCGGATTCCGAAACACGGCGCGCGCGTCATGTCCCTTCAGGATCCGACAAAAAAGATGAGCAAATCGGATTCCAACAAAAAAGCGATCATCACTTTGCTCGATGACTTGAAGACGATCGAAAAGAAAGTGAAGAGCGCCGTCACCGACTCGGAAGGAATCGTTAAATACGATCCCGAAAACAAGCCTGGCGTATCCAATCTATTGTCAATCGAAGCCGCCTTGACCGGTGCCTCCATCGATGAACTCGTCGCTAAATACGAAGGCGGCGGTTATGGCGATTTCAAAGCAGGCGTAGCGAAGGCCATCACTGAGCATTTGGCACCGATCCAGGAGCGCTACTATAAGCTGCTCGACTCTGAGGAACTAGACACGATCCTTGACGAAGGCGCAGAAAAAGCCAATTTCATCGCGAATAAAACATTGAAAAAAATGGAGAACGCGATGGGTCTTGGCCGCAAGCGCAAACGTTAA
- the opp3C gene encoding oligopeptide ABC transporter permease, with protein MTQNYEKLPQDAFTRIPRDTQEAEKISKPSVSFWQDAWRSLKKNRGAIISLILFALIVLMSFIGPMISPYEPNDQTITHANLPPKMPIIENLGIMDGVGTLGGREVDMYEMKNVEQNYWFGTDGLGRDMFSRVWKGTQVSLFIAFVAAAIDMLIGVIYGGISGYFGGRVDDVMQRIVEILTGIPNLVVVILFILIMDPGILAIIIALTITGWTGMSRVVRGQVLKYKSQEFVLAARTLGASDSRIIWKHLMPNVLGVIIINTMFTIPGAIFFEAFLSFIGLGLQAPDASLGTLINDGYKLIQYQPHILLFPALVLSLIMIAFNLIGDGLRDALDPKMKD; from the coding sequence ATGACACAGAATTATGAAAAGCTTCCTCAAGATGCTTTTACGCGCATCCCTAGAGATACACAAGAGGCAGAGAAAATTTCCAAACCGAGCGTCAGTTTTTGGCAGGATGCCTGGCGCAGCCTGAAGAAAAACAGAGGCGCGATCATCAGTTTGATCCTGTTCGCCTTGATTGTCCTCATGTCATTCATCGGGCCGATGATCAGCCCTTATGAACCGAATGACCAAACGATTACACACGCTAACCTGCCGCCGAAAATGCCGATTATCGAGAACTTGGGCATTATGGATGGGGTAGGTACCCTTGGCGGTCGTGAAGTCGATATGTACGAAATGAAGAACGTCGAACAGAACTACTGGTTCGGGACAGATGGCCTTGGCCGTGATATGTTCTCGCGTGTTTGGAAAGGAACGCAAGTATCCTTGTTCATCGCATTTGTTGCAGCAGCGATCGATATGTTGATCGGCGTAATCTACGGCGGGATTTCCGGTTATTTCGGGGGCCGTGTGGATGATGTCATGCAGCGTATCGTCGAAATCTTGACAGGTATTCCGAACTTGGTTGTCGTTATCCTCTTCATCCTCATCATGGATCCCGGGATACTCGCAATCATCATCGCCTTGACGATAACGGGCTGGACCGGCATGTCGCGGGTAGTGCGCGGCCAGGTGCTTAAATACAAGAGCCAGGAATTTGTCCTTGCAGCCCGCACACTCGGTGCAAGTGACAGCCGCATCATCTGGAAGCACTTGATGCCGAACGTCCTTGGTGTCATCATCATCAACACGATGTTCACGATTCCAGGCGCGATTTTCTTCGAAGCATTCCTGAGCTTTATCGGGCTCGGGCTCCAGGCTCCGGATGCGTCTCTTGGGACGTTGATCAATGATGGGTATAAACTGATCCAGTATCAGCCGCATATCCTATTGTTCCCGGCTCTAGTGTTGAGTTTAATCATGATTGCATTTAACCTAATTGGTGACGGCTTGCGTGATGCGCTAGATCCGAAGATGAAAGATTAA
- the opp4B gene encoding oligopeptide ABC transporter permease, with amino-acid sequence MLKYSIRRLLGMIPMLILISIVVFGLAKLMPGDSLSGEIDPLNTNPEYIAEMREKLGYNDPLPVQYFNWITGFVQGDFGKSTRFKIPVFDLIMEKVPNTLLLGVTALVITYIMAFIMGMYSGRRPYTLGDNAIAGFNYVMLAIPSFVAAVFAIYIFAFQLNWFPFAGSVDILAEQGSLEYYVSRMHHVLLPAIVLGAMSTASYTQFLRNDIIENSRKDFVRTARAKGTPMKKIYNVHILRNSIIPLVTFLGFDFAALIGGAIITETIFTYPGIGQLFLESVTSRDYPTLMALTMLLSFLTLFGNLLADILYGVVDPRIRLD; translated from the coding sequence ATGCTTAAATATTCGATTAGACGATTGCTTGGAATGATCCCGATGCTGATCCTGATATCCATCGTGGTCTTCGGCCTCGCCAAACTGATGCCGGGCGATTCACTCAGCGGGGAAATCGACCCGCTCAACACCAACCCGGAATACATAGCGGAAATGCGCGAAAAGCTCGGCTATAATGACCCGTTGCCGGTCCAGTATTTTAACTGGATCACCGGATTCGTCCAAGGGGATTTCGGGAAATCGACCCGTTTCAAGATTCCGGTCTTCGACTTGATCATGGAAAAAGTGCCGAATACTTTATTATTGGGCGTCACAGCTCTTGTCATCACCTACATCATGGCGTTCATCATGGGCATGTATTCAGGAAGGCGGCCCTATACTTTAGGGGATAACGCCATTGCGGGGTTCAACTACGTCATGCTGGCGATTCCATCTTTTGTCGCCGCGGTTTTCGCGATCTATATCTTTGCATTCCAGCTGAACTGGTTTCCCTTTGCAGGGTCCGTCGACATATTGGCCGAGCAGGGGAGTCTGGAATATTATGTAAGCCGAATGCATCACGTCTTATTGCCGGCGATTGTCCTCGGGGCGATGAGCACAGCAAGCTATACGCAGTTTTTGCGCAATGACATCATCGAGAACTCCCGAAAGGATTTTGTCCGGACAGCGCGCGCTAAGGGGACACCGATGAAAAAAATCTATAATGTCCACATCCTGCGCAATTCGATCATACCTTTGGTTACATTCTTAGGATTCGATTTTGCCGCATTGATCGGTGGAGCCATCATCACGGAAACGATTTTCACTTACCCGGGCATCGGCCAGCTGTTTTTGGAATCCGTGACGAGCCGTGATTACCCGACCTTGATGGCCTTGACGATGCTTTTATCATTCCTTACATTATTCGGTAATTTATTGGCAGACATTCTATATGGCGTCGTGGATCCACGAATTCGCCTGGATTGA
- the opp4A gene encoding oligopeptide ABC transporter substrate-binding protein: MKKKSLLWLFALVLILSAFLAACGGSDDASNESGSEGEGSEGAAEGEPQKGGTLVYGLDAPPEGLFSSAFYGIATDFEVIELFDEALISYNENLEPEPNVASWETEDNKVFNFTFEEGVKWHNGEELTVNDWVFALETIADPDYDGPRYANVQTIEGAEAYRSGDADSISGIEVVSDYEINITFDEARVNNLTNLWAYPLPESVLGDVPVAEMSASEWVRSTPIGIGPFKVDKIVPGESVEFSKFDEYWNGDVNLDKIVLRVIDNSSVVGALQNNDIDMISLQPVSGPEVEPLENVEIVTYPGLTYYYVGFKLGKFDNESQTITEELPKYQSKELRQAMMYALNRQEWVDAFFFGYADVVNKPVPSSHWNSADDSELIQYEYDPEKSKQMLDEAGYVDTNDDGFREDPNGDEFVVKFSHYATGNPTFESRAQAIAQYFEAVGLRSEVEMVEVNLYYDMVEKDDASIETFFGGWGTGTDPDPSGLWKADQLWNYPRYNNPEADQLLDDALDIEIVGTDQEKRKELYVEWQKIVNEDLPMLYIAELEEIKALNKRVGGVEYDVSGQNSPAEWFVTE; the protein is encoded by the coding sequence ATGAAGAAAAAATCCTTGCTCTGGCTCTTCGCGCTTGTGCTGATCCTGTCTGCGTTCCTTGCGGCATGCGGCGGCAGCGATGATGCATCCAATGAGTCAGGCTCAGAAGGCGAAGGTTCTGAAGGTGCAGCAGAAGGCGAACCGCAAAAAGGCGGAACGCTCGTGTACGGCCTTGATGCTCCACCGGAAGGCTTGTTCTCTTCCGCATTTTACGGCATCGCCACTGATTTCGAAGTCATCGAGCTATTCGATGAAGCATTGATCAGCTATAACGAAAACCTGGAGCCGGAACCGAACGTCGCTTCTTGGGAAACTGAGGACAATAAAGTCTTCAACTTCACATTCGAAGAAGGCGTGAAATGGCATAACGGCGAAGAGTTGACTGTCAACGACTGGGTATTTGCCCTTGAAACAATTGCAGATCCTGATTACGACGGCCCCCGCTACGCAAACGTGCAGACAATCGAAGGCGCTGAAGCATACCGCAGCGGCGACGCCGATTCCATTTCAGGGATCGAAGTGGTCAGCGATTATGAAATCAACATCACTTTCGACGAAGCACGCGTCAATAACCTGACTAACCTATGGGCATACCCGCTACCTGAATCTGTTCTCGGCGATGTACCGGTTGCCGAAATGTCAGCATCGGAATGGGTGCGTTCAACTCCAATCGGAATCGGTCCGTTCAAAGTCGACAAAATCGTTCCTGGCGAGTCAGTTGAATTCTCGAAATTCGATGAGTACTGGAACGGGGATGTCAACTTGGACAAAATCGTCCTGCGTGTTATCGATAACTCGTCTGTTGTCGGTGCCTTGCAGAACAATGACATCGACATGATCTCCCTTCAACCGGTATCCGGGCCTGAAGTAGAGCCGCTTGAAAATGTTGAAATCGTTACCTACCCTGGATTGACTTATTATTATGTAGGATTCAAGCTCGGTAAATTCGATAACGAATCTCAAACGATTACAGAAGAACTACCGAAATACCAAAGCAAAGAGCTTCGCCAGGCGATGATGTATGCACTAAACCGCCAAGAGTGGGTGGATGCATTCTTCTTCGGCTATGCGGATGTTGTCAACAAGCCAGTACCGTCTTCTCACTGGAACTCAGCAGATGACAGCGAATTGATTCAATATGAATACGATCCTGAAAAATCGAAGCAAATGCTCGATGAGGCAGGATACGTCGATACGAACGATGACGGATTCCGTGAAGATCCGAATGGCGACGAGTTTGTCGTGAAATTCTCTCACTATGCAACAGGCAACCCGACTTTCGAATCCCGTGCACAAGCAATTGCCCAGTATTTCGAAGCAGTCGGACTGCGTTCTGAAGTGGAAATGGTTGAAGTCAACCTTTACTACGATATGGTCGAAAAAGATGATGCTTCCATTGAAACATTCTTCGGCGGCTGGGGTACAGGCACTGACCCGGATCCATCCGGGCTATGGAAAGCAGACCAGCTTTGGAACTACCCGCGCTACAACAATCCAGAAGCGGATCAATTGCTAGACGACGCACTTGATATCGAAATCGTCGGCACTGACCAGGAAAAACGCAAAGAATTGTATGTAGAATGGCAGAAGATCGTCAACGAAGACCTTCCAATGCTTTACATCGCGGAACTAGAGGAAATCAAGGCGTTGAACAAGCGTGTCGGTGGAGTTGAATATGACGTATCCGGTCAAAACAGCCCTGCTGAATGGTTCGTAACCGAATAA
- a CDS encoding peptide ABC transporter substrate-binding protein: MKNSKILWLLGLVLVLSAFLAACGGGDDTDTGTENTDTESTEGAEGNGGEPDSVQELNLVEGAEIPSMDSSIAEDAVAFNILNNVNEGLFRLNQENVAEPALAEGEPEISEDGLTYTFKLRDANWSDGTPITANDFVYAWQRAIDPATGSPYGPYMMAGTIKNAKEVSEGDMEVSELGIKAEDDKTLVVELERPTPYFMSLMAFGTFYPLNEEFVTEQGDNYASNSDTILYNGPFTLTNWDGTGLTWTMEKNPEYWDAETVQLEKINVDVVKETSTAVNLYQSGEKDRVGLSGEFAMQYAEDPEVVKELEPTLFYLKFNQERNGEETPLANENIRKAIATGFNKQDLVDVVLANGSLPANYLVPTDFTFNEAGEDFRDINGDMLPFNAEEAKTYWEKGLEEIGETEVTLELLGGDSELAGKMDAYLKEQLETNLEGLTVNLKAVPFGVRLELDEAQDYDIQNSGWGPDFQDPMTFIDLFVTGASHNLMSYSNEEFDNLVEQAKGELAQDAEGRWEAMAQAEKILIEEDAAIAPIYQRGIMSLQKPYVNNIVKHPFGGDYSYKWAYISGKE, encoded by the coding sequence GTGAAAAACAGCAAGATTTTATGGCTACTTGGCCTGGTTTTGGTACTTAGTGCTTTCCTAGCTGCTTGCGGCGGCGGGGATGACACTGATACTGGGACAGAAAACACAGACACAGAAAGTACAGAAGGCGCAGAAGGCAACGGCGGCGAACCTGACTCTGTACAAGAACTAAACTTGGTCGAAGGAGCAGAAATCCCGTCAATGGATTCTTCGATTGCTGAGGATGCTGTTGCATTCAATATCCTTAACAATGTAAACGAAGGATTGTTCCGCTTGAACCAAGAAAACGTCGCTGAACCTGCACTTGCTGAAGGCGAGCCTGAGATCAGTGAAGACGGCTTAACGTATACGTTCAAACTACGTGATGCTAACTGGTCGGACGGTACACCGATCACAGCTAACGATTTCGTCTATGCTTGGCAGCGCGCGATTGACCCAGCTACTGGTTCACCATACGGACCATACATGATGGCTGGAACAATCAAAAACGCTAAAGAAGTTTCTGAAGGTGATATGGAAGTCTCTGAACTAGGAATCAAAGCTGAAGACGACAAGACTCTTGTCGTAGAACTTGAGCGCCCGACTCCTTACTTCATGTCATTGATGGCTTTCGGTACATTCTACCCATTGAACGAAGAATTCGTAACTGAGCAAGGCGATAACTACGCTTCAAACTCCGATACGATTCTATACAACGGCCCGTTCACCCTTACAAACTGGGATGGCACTGGCTTGACTTGGACAATGGAGAAAAACCCAGAATACTGGGATGCTGAAACTGTTCAACTTGAAAAAATTAACGTGGACGTAGTTAAAGAAACATCAACTGCAGTAAACCTTTACCAATCAGGTGAAAAAGACCGTGTCGGCCTTTCTGGTGAATTCGCAATGCAATATGCTGAAGACCCAGAAGTTGTGAAAGAACTTGAACCAACTTTGTTCTACTTGAAATTCAACCAAGAACGTAACGGCGAAGAAACTCCACTTGCTAACGAAAACATCCGTAAAGCGATTGCTACTGGCTTCAACAAGCAAGACCTTGTAGATGTAGTTCTAGCGAACGGATCTCTTCCAGCTAACTACCTAGTACCAACTGATTTCACTTTCAACGAAGCGGGCGAAGACTTCCGTGACATCAACGGAGACATGCTTCCATTCAACGCTGAAGAAGCAAAAACTTACTGGGAAAAAGGCCTAGAGGAAATCGGCGAAACAGAAGTAACTCTTGAACTTCTTGGCGGCGACTCTGAGCTTGCTGGTAAAATGGATGCTTACTTGAAAGAACAGCTTGAAACGAATCTTGAAGGCTTGACAGTTAACTTGAAAGCTGTACCATTCGGCGTACGCCTTGAGCTTGATGAAGCACAAGACTACGATATCCAGAACTCTGGATGGGGCCCTGACTTCCAGGATCCAATGACATTCATCGACCTATTCGTAACTGGCGCTTCTCACAACTTGATGTCTTACTCTAACGAAGAGTTCGATAACTTGGTAGAGCAAGCTAAAGGCGAATTGGCACAGGATGCTGAAGGACGCTGGGAAGCAATGGCACAAGCTGAAAAAATCTTGATCGAAGAAGACGCTGCTATCGCACCGATCTATCAGCGCGGTATCATGTCCCTTCAAAAGCCATATGTTAACAACATCGTTAAACACCCATTCGGTGGAGATTACAGCTACAAATGGGCTTACATTTCTGGTAAGGAATAA
- the opp4C gene encoding oligopeptide ABC transporter permease: protein MASSTTVTQQKKPERSLSPWQIARRKFVRNKLAMISSFFIVLVTLMSLSAPFIAPVLSPLPDISKVNIGAMNIEPNGEHLLGTDKSGRDVLTRLFYGGRISLLVGFSATLIVITLGTIVGALAGFFGGFIDSILMRFTDFVLNFPFLVFVIVLNTILYGIVDGLWVLIMVIGALSWGGVARLVRSKVLAEKENEYILAALSIGCSPFKVITKHLLPNVISTIIVQGTLIFATMIVIESALSYLGFGVPQATPSWGNMLSSANEPDVLQGKPWIWMPPAIIITLTILSINFIGEGLKDALNPKSLR, encoded by the coding sequence ATGGCGTCATCAACTACCGTTACCCAACAAAAGAAGCCGGAAAGAAGCTTGTCTCCCTGGCAAATTGCAAGAAGAAAGTTCGTGCGCAACAAACTGGCGATGATCAGTTCTTTTTTCATCGTACTCGTTACTTTGATGTCGCTATCGGCACCTTTCATAGCGCCGGTATTGTCACCGCTCCCGGATATTTCAAAAGTGAACATCGGGGCAATGAATATCGAGCCGAACGGCGAGCATCTTCTCGGCACGGATAAAAGCGGGCGCGATGTCTTGACGCGCTTATTCTATGGGGGCCGAATTTCACTATTGGTCGGTTTCAGCGCAACGCTCATCGTCATCACTTTAGGCACCATAGTAGGGGCGCTTGCCGGGTTTTTCGGAGGCTTTATCGACAGTATCCTGATGCGCTTCACGGATTTTGTGCTGAATTTCCCGTTCCTTGTTTTCGTCATCGTTTTGAACACGATCCTTTACGGCATTGTGGACGGATTATGGGTGTTGATCATGGTCATCGGCGCTCTCAGCTGGGGTGGTGTTGCCCGCCTGGTGCGCAGCAAAGTGTTGGCGGAGAAAGAGAACGAGTATATCCTGGCCGCTTTATCAATCGGCTGTTCTCCGTTCAAGGTCATTACGAAACACCTATTGCCGAATGTCATCTCGACCATCATCGTTCAAGGGACCTTGATTTTTGCGACGATGATCGTTATCGAATCCGCACTTAGCTATTTAGGCTTTGGCGTGCCGCAAGCGACACCTAGCTGGGGCAATATGCTGTCATCCGCAAACGAACCTGACGTCTTGCAAGGCAAGCCATGGATTTGGATGCCTCCAGCCATCATCATTACTTTAACGATTTTGTCTATTAACTTTATCGGAGAAGGATTGAAGGATGCATTGAATCCAAAATCATTGCGTTAA
- a CDS encoding ABC transporter ATP-binding protein translates to MTTRDFIQERIDYLDKRENLLEIRNLKKYYPVTGGFFKRTIGNVKAVDDVSFAIRKGETLGLVGESGCGKSTAGRTILRLMKPTGGEILFEGKDITRLSGSKLQKARRDFQMVFQDPYASLNPTQMVGDIIAEPILNYEKRNKKELEQEIKTLLERVGLPEEAYYKYAHEFSGGQRQRIGIARALALHPKLIVADEPVSALDVSVQSQVLNLLKELQIEFDLTYLFIAHDLSVVKHMSDRIGVMYLGNLVELASNKDLYKEPLHPYTQALISAIPEPNPAKRKERIVLKGDVPSPQNPPTGCPFHTRCPVAMEICSQEKPVLAEVRPGHQVACHLY, encoded by the coding sequence ATGACCACTAGAGATTTCATCCAAGAGCGCATCGATTACTTAGATAAACGGGAAAACCTCCTTGAAATTCGCAACTTGAAAAAATACTATCCGGTGACCGGTGGGTTCTTCAAGCGGACCATCGGCAATGTCAAGGCAGTCGACGATGTGTCGTTCGCCATAAGAAAAGGCGAAACGCTTGGTTTGGTCGGCGAATCGGGCTGCGGCAAATCAACTGCGGGGCGGACCATTTTGAGGTTGATGAAACCGACAGGAGGCGAGATCCTCTTTGAAGGGAAAGACATCACCCGATTATCGGGATCCAAATTGCAAAAGGCGCGGCGTGACTTTCAAATGGTATTCCAGGATCCATATGCATCACTGAATCCGACGCAGATGGTCGGCGATATCATTGCCGAACCGATCCTGAATTATGAAAAGCGCAATAAAAAAGAGTTGGAACAGGAAATTAAAACACTCCTGGAACGAGTTGGCTTGCCTGAAGAGGCTTATTATAAATACGCCCATGAATTTTCCGGCGGCCAAAGACAGCGCATCGGCATCGCCCGTGCATTGGCACTTCATCCTAAGCTGATTGTTGCGGATGAACCGGTATCCGCACTCGATGTGTCCGTGCAATCGCAGGTATTGAACTTGTTGAAAGAACTGCAAATCGAATTCGATCTGACTTATCTCTTCATTGCACACGACCTAAGTGTCGTAAAGCATATGAGTGATCGAATCGGCGTGATGTATTTGGGCAACCTCGTAGAGCTTGCTTCAAATAAAGATTTATACAAAGAACCGCTTCACCCTTACACGCAAGCGCTCATTTCCGCGATTCCGGAACCGAATCCGGCAAAGCGGAAAGAGCGGATTGTCTTGAAAGGGGATGTGCCAAGCCCACAAAACCCGCCTACCGGCTGCCCGTTCCATACGCGCTGCCCGGTGGCGATGGAAATCTGCTCACAAGAGAAACCAGTGTTGGCAGAAGTAAGGCCAGGCCATCAAGTCGCGTGCCATTTGTATTGA
- a CDS encoding ABC transporter ATP-binding protein, protein MEKILQVKDLELSFHTFGGEVKAIRGVNFDLYKGETLAIVGESGSGKSVTTKSIMRLLPEATSEFKNGEILFGGRDLTKLSDKEMQKIRGKDISMIFQDPMTSLNPTMPIGRQITEPILKHQKIGKDEAKKVAIDLLRLVGMPKPELRMKQYPHQFSGGQRQRIVIAIALACNPQILIADEPTTALDVTIQAQILELMKDLQKKIDTSIIFITHDLGVVANVADRVAVMYGGKIVEIGTVDEIFYNPQHPYTWGLLSSMPSMDAEDAKLYAIPGTPPDLLDPPKGDAFALRSEYAMKIDMEQPPPFFKVSDTHMAATWLLHPDAPAVEPPEMVIERMKKFPGSRYYEGSAN, encoded by the coding sequence ATGGAAAAGATACTTCAAGTAAAAGACCTCGAACTTTCCTTCCACACATTTGGTGGCGAAGTAAAGGCAATCCGAGGCGTTAACTTCGATTTATATAAAGGTGAGACATTGGCGATCGTAGGGGAATCCGGTTCGGGTAAGTCCGTTACCACGAAATCGATCATGCGGTTATTGCCGGAAGCAACATCAGAATTCAAAAACGGTGAAATTCTTTTCGGTGGGCGTGATTTGACGAAGTTGAGCGACAAGGAGATGCAGAAGATCCGCGGAAAAGACATCTCGATGATTTTCCAGGATCCAATGACTTCGCTTAACCCGACGATGCCGATCGGCCGCCAAATTACGGAGCCGATTCTGAAACACCAAAAAATCGGCAAAGATGAAGCGAAAAAAGTGGCAATCGATTTGCTTCGCCTGGTCGGTATGCCTAAACCTGAACTGCGCATGAAACAATACCCTCACCAATTTTCAGGCGGGCAGCGACAGCGGATCGTTATTGCGATCGCTCTAGCGTGCAACCCACAGATCTTGATCGCCGATGAGCCGACAACCGCTCTCGATGTGACGATCCAAGCGCAAATCCTTGAATTGATGAAGGACTTGCAGAAAAAAATCGATACTTCAATCATTTTCATCACCCACGACCTTGGGGTAGTGGCAAACGTGGCAGACCGTGTGGCAGTCATGTACGGCGGGAAAATAGTGGAAATCGGAACAGTCGATGAAATCTTCTATAACCCGCAGCATCCATATACATGGGGGCTGCTCAGTTCCATGCCTTCGATGGACGCGGAAGACGCGAAACTATATGCAATTCCTGGCACGCCGCCGGATCTTCTCGATCCGCCGAAAGGCGACGCATTCGCGCTGCGCAGCGAATACGCCATGAAGATCGATATGGAACAGCCGCCTCCGTTCTTCAAAGTCAGCGATACGCACATGGCAGCTACGTGGCTTCTTCATCCCGATGCGCCAGCAGTCGAACCGCCTGAAATGGTCATTGAACGGATGAAAAAGTTCCCTGGAAGCCGTTATTATGAAGGGAGCGCGAACTGA